The Natrinema amylolyticum genome includes the window TACCGTCGGCGTGACGCTCGCGGGAGCGGGCGCTGACGGGGGCGAAATCGCGACTGCGACCGTCGACACCGGAATCGGAGAGACGACGATCCTCGGCCGGGACGAACGGGCACCGCTGTCCGACGCCGTCTTCGCGAACGCGACCGCCGGTCACGCGCTGGACTTCGACGACGTCGCGCTGGCGGCGATGGACGGCCACCCGAGCGTCCCCATGGTCGCGCCGCTGCTCGCCGTCGGCGAACGGGAGGGCGCGACGGGACGAGAGCTGCTGACCGCATTCGTCGCCGGTTTCGAAGCGCAGAACTACCTCTCGAGACCGATCAGTCCCGGCCACTACGAGGGCGGCTGGCACGCCACCGCGACGATCGGCCTCTTCGGCGCTGCGGCGGCCGTCGCGAACCTGCTCGGACTCTCGCCCGAACGCACGCTCTCGATCGCCGCCTCGATGCCGGCCGGTCTCAAGCGTAACTTCGGGACGACGACCAAGCCGATCCACGCGGGCCAGGCCGCCCGCTCGGGGACGACCGCGGCCCTGCTCGCCGCCGAGGGCGCGACCGCAGATTCGCGAGCGATCGACGGCGACCGTGGCTTCTTCGACCTCTATCGGGGCGACGGCGAGCCGGATCTCGAGCGACTCCCCGACCTCGGCGAGCGGTGGGCGCTGCTCGAGGACGGTATCGACGTCAAGAAGTATCCGTGCTGTTACTACACCCACGCTGCGATCTACGCCGCGATCGGACTCGCCGAGGAGTGCGATCTCGGGGCCGACGAGATCGACGACGTGGTCGTGACCGCGTCCCGGGGCGCGGCCGACGCGCTCGCCCACGACGACCCCGACACGGGGCTCGAGGCGAAGTTCTCGATGCCGTACCTGATCGGGAGCGCGATCGCCCGTCGTCGGGTCGGACTCGCCGCCTTCGACGAGGAGGCGATCGACGAGTCGGCGGTCCAGACCGTCCGCGAACGGGTCTCGCTGACCGTCGACGAGGACCTGCCGTACGATTCCAACGCCGCCCGCGTCGCGGTGACGACCCGCGACGGCGAGACGGACGAGCGCACGCGAGAACGGCCGCCGGGAACGCACGACGATCCCCTCTCCGACGAGGAACTGCGCGAGAAGTTCCGAATGTGCGCCGAGCGCGCGCCGGGTTCGGTCGCGGTCGACGACGCGCTGGCGGCACTCGACGACCTGCGCACCGTCTCGGACGTGGGCGACGTCCTGGAGTCGCTCTGAGCTACCGCTCCCGAAGTGTCTGCTCGGTCCCCGCCTCGAGCGCTTCGAGACGTTTACCTGTCGGCCGCCCCCACGTCCCGACAATGACGCTGTATTCGCGGGTTCGCCCCCTCGCGTTCAAACTGCCGGCCGAGACGGCCCACGACCTGGGCAAACGGACGCTCCGGGCGGCGCAGTCGACCCGGGCGACGCGGACGGCGCTGTCCTACGCCTACGGGTACGAGGATCCCGCCCTGGAAGTCGATCTGTTCGACACGACGTTTCCGAACCCGGTCGGTATCGCCGCCGGCTTCGACAAGAACGCCGAAGTGACCCACGCCCTCGAGGCGCTCGGCTTCGGCTTCGTCGAGATCGGGACCGTCACGCCCTATCCTCAGGAGGGGAACGACCGGCCCAGGCTCTTCCGCCTGCGCGAGGACGAGGCGATGGTCAACCGAATGGGGTTCAACGGCCAGGGGATGGAACGCGTCAAATCGCGCCTCGAGGACGACGGGACGCCGCGGTTCCCGCTCGGCGTGAACATCGGAAAGATGAACTCCTCGACCGAACGGGAGGCGATCGAGGACTACCGCCGCGTCTTCGATCGGCTCTCGCC containing:
- a CDS encoding MmgE/PrpD family protein, whose product is MTDTSGVTADLAAFVSSLSDDDVPDDAHRLAERAILDTVGVTLAGAGADGGEIATATVDTGIGETTILGRDERAPLSDAVFANATAGHALDFDDVALAAMDGHPSVPMVAPLLAVGEREGATGRELLTAFVAGFEAQNYLSRPISPGHYEGGWHATATIGLFGAAAAVANLLGLSPERTLSIAASMPAGLKRNFGTTTKPIHAGQAARSGTTAALLAAEGATADSRAIDGDRGFFDLYRGDGEPDLERLPDLGERWALLEDGIDVKKYPCCYYTHAAIYAAIGLAEECDLGADEIDDVVVTASRGAADALAHDDPDTGLEAKFSMPYLIGSAIARRRVGLAAFDEEAIDESAVQTVRERVSLTVDEDLPYDSNAARVAVTTRDGETDERTRERPPGTHDDPLSDEELREKFRMCAERAPGSVAVDDALAALDDLRTVSDVGDVLESL